The DNA segment CGTCTCCGCCGAACGCACCGCGCCCGACGCAATCGTCCTCACGGTTCGCGAAGGGCCTCCCGCCACCATCTTCGACCACAGGAAGCCGTTCTCGGTCATGATGAACGGAGTCGACGTCTCCGATGCTTCCGCGTGCACCGCAAGCGGTTTTGCCGCGACGGTCGACCCGCCCGGGGGGCTTTCGGCCGCCAAAGGATCGGAGGCCGCCTGGACAGGGACCGGAGTCTTAAACAACGGCACGCCGGTGGACGTCGTGGTCATGGCCCACGGGGTTGACGGCTCGGACCTCATCGTCATGAACCTCGGAGTGTAAGGCGGGGAAACCGGGAACCGGGCCGTATACAGGGTGACAGTACCCCGGCGAGCCCGGAGGAAAAAATGATCGGGGATACCCTAAGACCCTTCGGTCCGGGTATCGTAGTCCTCGTTCAAGACGTGCTCTTTGACGACCGTCCCTTCCGGGATGATCACCTCCGGCCAGAGCCGGGTCCCGGAGTGGACGACCACACCGCCTTTCAGCACCGCACGCGGCCCGATGACCGTGTCGTGCTCGATGTTGCACCCGCTGCCGACGAGCGTATCGTTGTCGATGATGCTCCCGCTGACAGTGCTGTCGCTCCCGATCACCACCCGGTTGTAGATGGACGAGGAGAAGATCTTTGCGCTGTTCTTGATGATACAGCCTTCTCCGATGCTCGTGTACGGTCCGATGACGACGTTCTCCTCGATGATCGTCCCGGCGCCGATCGAGACCGGCCCGATCACCCGGGAGTTCGCCGCAACCGAGACCGAGCTCCCTATCTGCACCGGGCCGAGGATCCGGGCGCCTTTGATATAGAGGTCGCCGGAGATGTTCGTGAACCCGATATCCTGCAATTTCCACCGCTCGGCTTCGCGAAGCGACCTCGGGCTTCCCACGTCCGACCAGTTGCCGCGGGCAAGCCAGGCTTTAAGGGGGTAACCCTGCTCCATCAGTTCGGGGAAGAGGTTGCGGGCGAAGTCGAACTTCTCGCCGGTCGGGATATGGTCGAAGATCTCCGGGTCGCAGACGTACATACCGGTACTCGCCAGGTTCGAGAAGATCTCCCCCGGGCTCGGCTTCTCCTTGAACCTCTTGATCTGGTAATCGGCGTCGATCTCGGCGATCCCGTACTCGGTGGGATCGTCGATGCTGATGAGCCCTATCGTGGTGATCGAGTCGTTGCCAAGGTGCTCGCGGTAAAATTCAAGCAGGTTCAGGCCCACTACGTGATCGCCGCCGACGACCAGGAACGGCTGCTCTTCAAGGTATTTCTGGGCGTTCTTGACGCTCCCCGCCGTTCCGAGTTTCGTCTTCTCGTGGACGTAGGTGACGTTGACCCCGAAGAGGGAGCCGTCCCCGAGGGCCGCCTCGATGGACTCGCTCATGTAACCGAGCGTGATCACCACGTCGTTAAACCCGAGGTTCGCGAGGTGTGAGACCAGGTGCTGGATCGAGGGTTTGTTGACTATCGGGATGCACGGTTTAGGACGCCCGAATGTGAGGGGGCGGAGCCGTGTGCCCTCCCCTCCGCACATAATGCACACCTTCATGCCACTCCATTGTATGCGTATCGATTTAACCCTTGGGGCAGCACGGGGCACCCGTTCCCAACCTTTATCCTCCGGTATGCAAAGAATCTACAGAAATGACGGCATTCGAATGTACACTCTGCGGGAAGTGCTGCATGCACGCAGGAGACGCGCTCATCGAGATCGAAAAGCGGCTCACCAGCCGCGACTTCCTCTGCCGGCAGAAGGTCGTCGGCGGCACGTTCCGCGCCCGGGTCGAGGAGCGGTTCCTCGACGCCTTCAGGGATACCGCCGAGAACGATAGACATCCGGCCTGGTGCCCGTTCCTCCGGGGCCTTCCCGGGGAAGAGGGGAAATACATCTGCACCATCCATAACAGCCGTCCGCTGATCTGCCGTTCCTACGTCTGCTGCACCATGCGGATCTTCGATTCCGGCGGGCAGGAGGCCGGGAAGGTGAAGGGGAGGAGAAGCCTCGTCACCGGGGATGCCGACCTCGCCCGGTGCTGGGATGAGGGGGTCGCACCGCTCGCGACCGACGACGAGATCGCCTGGAAGAGCGAGGTTGCCGCGATCCTCGGGCGTTCCGGCTACCGGGTCGAGGCCTATGAGTGAACCCCGGCGTCTTCCCGTTATCCGGGGCCGGGTCCAGTGTACGGAAAAAGAGAGCGTCCCCGTCGACCAGTGCAGACTCTGCGTCCATTCCGCCCGTGTCATGATCGGGGGAAGAGAACTGCCGTCGCCGGCACGGGCCTACTGCAGCCGGTGCCGCGACGCACCCGATATCGATATGGCGAAGGTCGAAGCAATCCTCTGCGATGATAAGCAGGGAGAAGGGTTTCGGAACATCGCGAACATCATCAGCTAACCGGGGTTACTTCCGCCAGAATTCCCAGGGGTGTTTCGTCTGGAACGGAACGCCCTTCGCCTCGTTGTTCCAGTCGGTCTCGATCGTGTGGTGGACCAGCCGGACTTCGTTGCGGAGCTCGGTAAGAACTTCTTTGACGCCCTCGAGTTCCTGCTGGAGCCGGTTCAACTCCTCGAACGATCGCGGCTGCCGGACTGTCGCCATCCCCGCCTCCTTGCAGGCAAGGCCAGCCTCGATCAACTCGAGAATCGCCTCATTTCTGTCGAACGCGTGATCCCTGGCAAACTGATCGATCTGATCCATCAGGTCGGGATCGAGCGCAAACGAACATCTCATCACCATAGGTCGTCCACTCCCACTATTGCACCTCTCTGCTGATTATAGTGTCTGCCGTTCGGGAATGGGTCGACCTCCAGGGTGCAGCGTCTTCGCAAAAAAAATGTCCGGGTCCTCTATAGAGGACAACCCGGTCAACTGATATTTTCCATGTTGTATCCTTTCTGGGCGAGCAGGTCTTTCACCCGCTCGCGATGGTTGCCCTGCAGCTCGATCGAGGAGTCCTTGACCGTGCCGCCACAGGCCAGTTTCGCTTTCAGGAACTTGGAGAGGTCTTCGAGATCGATGTCGTAGGGGTCGAGGCCCTCGATGACCGTGACTTCTTTTCCATACCGACGTCTGTTTATCTTTACGCTGATTCTCTGCTGTTCTTTGGCTACTTCTTCACAGATACACAGTTCTTTTGGCAGTCCGCAGGTCGGACATATCCCACCGTTCATTGCATTGTACCTTTCAGCTCTCGTTATATATTATTTGGCATGGTCATCCGTCAATCAGGCAGACATCGCACCCTAGCGAGAATATCTGGTCGGGTCTGCTCCGGTAGCGGTAGACGGTAGTGCCCTTGCACCCGAGGTCGTGGGCAAGGGAGAAGACGCAGGCGATCTCGTCGACGGTTGCACTCTGTGGCAGGTTTACCGTCTTCGAGACGGCGTTGTCCACGTGTTTCTGGAACGCCGCCTGCATCCGGACGTGGTGTTCCGGTGCGATCTCGGTTGCCGTCCTGAAGAGGTCGCGGGCATGGTCGTCGAGGGGGAGGCCGGCGACCGTGCCGTGACGGCGGACATGCTCCGCGACGTCCTTCCCGCCGGCGGTCCGGGGCAGGAACCCGGCGACGAGGTCGCTCACGATGCTGACCGGCCGGCCGTCGATCGTCCGGTCGTAGGCAAACGAGAAGACCGGCTCGATGCCGCTTGTGGTCCCGGCGATGAGGTGGATCGAGCCTGTGGGGGCGATGGTGGTGACGGTGGCGTTCCGCATCTCTCCCGAAAAGATCGAGCCCTCGATCGCCGGAAACGACCCGATCTCCTTTCCGATCTCCTCCGACCGCTCCCGGGCCATCTCCTCTATATGTTCCATCAGGCTCCCGGCAAACCGGAGTGCCTCCTCCGACTCATAGGGTATTCCGAGGCGTATGAGCGCCTCGGCGAACCCCATGACCCCGAGGCCGATCTTGCGGGTCGCAAGCGTCCTCTCCCGGATCTCGGGGAGGGGGAAACGGTTCGCGTCGATGACCGCATCGAGGAAGTCGACGCCGCACCGGACGACCGTTATAAGCAGGTCTTCGTCGAGGTCGTGCTGCCTGACACACCGGGCAAGGTTGACGCTTCCGAGGTTGCAGCTCTCGTAGGGGTAGAGCGGCTGCTCGCCGCAGGGGTTGGTCGCTTCGATGCGGCCGAGATGCGGGGTGGTGTTCTGGCGGTTGATCTCGTCGAGAAAGAGCACGCCCGGTTCGCCGGAGATACAGGCGGAGGCGGCGATGAGACGCCAGAGCGATCCGGCGTCGACGCTCTTCCAGACACTGCCGTCGCGGGGGTTTATGAGGTCGTACTCTTTCCCCGTCGCGAGGCACCGGAAGAACCGCTCGTCGACGCCGACAGAGATGTTGAAGTTCGAGAGGCCCCCTTCCTGCTTTGCGGTGACGAACTCCTCGATGTCGGGGTGGGAGGCCGCGAGCACCCCCATGTTCGCCCCCCGGCGCCGGCCGCCCTGCCTGACCGCTCCGGTCGCCGCATCGAAGACCCGCATGAACGAGACCGGCCCGGTCGCGGCGCCTGTGACCCCGTTGACGGCGTCGCCCCGGGGCCGCAGAAGGGAGAACGAGAATCCGGTTCCTCCCCCGGACTGGTGGATGAGCGCCATGTGGCCGAGCGTCCCGAATATCCCTTCGAGCGTGTCCTCCATCGGAAGGACGAAGCAGGCCGAGAGCTGCCCGGCGGAAGTGCCCGCGTTCATCAGGGTCGGGGAGTTTGGGAGGAAGAGGAGGGCCGAGAGGAGCGAGAAGAACTCGCGGGACCGTGCCGTCCCGCCCACGGCGTCGGCGACCCGGGAGAAGAGGCCGGCCGGCGTCTCTCCCGGGAGGAGGTAGCGCCCCTCCAGGAGGAGGCGGGCTATCGGGGAGATCTCCATACGATACCTGATGGAACCCCGCCCTTAATAACCCGTCGTGCCCAACTCTTCTGCCGGCAATGTCTCTCATCGTGCTCGGAACAGCATCCCACGTAGGCAAGAGTATGACCGTTGCGGCGCTCTGCCGTGCGCTCTACCGGCGCGGGATCCCGGTTGCGCCGTTCAAATCCCAGAACATGAGTCTCAACTCCTACGTCACGGTCGACGGGAGCGAGATCGGGATCGCCCAGGCCGTCCAGGCTTTTGCGGCCGGGATCGAACCGGAGGCCGACATGAACCCGATCCTCCTCAAACCCAAGGGGGATTCGGTCTCGCAGGTGGTGCTGCTCGGCCGCCCATATAAGGATGTGCAGATCCGGGACTACTACAGGGAGACCGATACGCTTCTTGCCGAGGCCGTCTCCGCGTTCGAGCGGCTTCGGAGCCGGTTCGGGAACGTGGTGGTCGAGGGGGCCGGGGGAGCGGCGGAGGTGAACCTCTACGACCGCGACATCGCGAATATACGGCTCGCCCGCTCGCTCCGTCTCCCCATCGTCCTGGTCGCCGATATCGAGCGGGGCGGGGTCTTCGCCCAGGTCTACGGGACGCTCGCCCTCCTCCCGGAGGATATCCGCCCCCTCGTCGCCGGGATCATCGTCAACAAGTTCCGGGGAGATCCCGGGCTCTTCGCCCCGGGCGTCGCGAAACTCGAGGAACTCACGGGCGTCCCGGTGCTCGGGGTGGTGCCTTTCGCCGACATCCCCCTCCCGAGCGAGGACTCGCTCTCGATCGCCGACAAGAGGGACCGGAAGACCGGAACGCCGGTCAGGATAGCCGTCGTCCGCCTCCCCCGGATCTCGAACTTCACCGACTTCGAACTCCTCGAAGAGCACGTTGCAGTGGACTACGTCCCGCCCGGCGGAACGCTTTCCGGCTACGACTGCATCATCCTCCCTGGAACGAAGAACACCGTCGAGGACCTCGCCGCGCTGAACCGCCACGGCGTGGGGGAGGAACTCCGGCTCGCCCGGGAGCGGGGCGTCCCGATCATCGGGATCTGCGGCGGCTACCAGATGCTCGGGCGCCGGATCGTCGATGCCGGCATCGAGTCTGAGAACCCTGCAGAGTATGCGGGGTTCGGGCTCCTCGATGTCGTCACCGCCTTTACCGGCTACCGCAAGACGACGGTGCAGGTCCGGCGCCGGGCGACCGGCCCCGGCCCCATCCTCCCGGCGATGGGGGAGGTAGATGGCTACGAGATCCACATGGGGGAGACGGAACGGGGCGACCTCTCCGAAGCGTTCGCCGGGGAAGGAGCCTCAACCCCCGACGGCCTGGTCTTCGGGACCTACATGCACGGCCTCTTCCAGAACCCCGGTGCGGCAAACGCCCTCCTTGCCTACCTCGCAAAGCGGCGGGGCGTAGCCTTCGAGCCGGTGACGGCGGAGAGCACCGCCCTCGGGGCCGCGGCATCCTACGACGACCTGGCCCGACACTTCGAGGAGCACGTGGATATGGATGCGATCATGAAGTATTTCATTGATCGCCGGTCTGAGTGATAGAGAATGAGTGAAAGAAAGATCTCTCCATCGGACGCAACCGTTCTCGATTACATACACGTAAGGGTCGTCGATTACGATCCGGTCTGGCCGGATCTCTTTCGCACGGAAGCCCGCCGGATAGAAGATATCCTGAAAGAGAATCTGGTGCAGATCTTTCATATCGGCAGCACGTCGGTGCCGGGCCTCCGGGCAAAACCCATCATCGATATCATGCCGGTTGTCCTTGACATCGAGCGGGTTGACGAGAGATCCGGGCAATTCGAGGCTATCGGCTATGAAGCCATGGGCGAACTCGGCATACCCGGAAGACGCTACTTTCGCAAGGGCGGGGAGAACCGCACCCACCAGATACACGCCTTCCAGTACGATAATGTCCAGAACATTACAAGGCATCTGGCCTTTCGGGATTATCTGAGATCCCATTCCGATGTCGGTTGCGCATACGCCGCTCTCAAGTCGGAACCTGCCGTGCGGTATCCCGGGGATAGAGAGGGATACTGCAACGGCAAAGATGGTTTCGTAAAATGCGTGGAACGTGACGCGTTACGATGGTACTGGAAAAAATACGATGTCGGTCGGTGTTAGGCTTCGATGCCCAACACCCGACTTCGCTTCGGACCGGGTTAGCCCGAAGATCCATTCTTCTTAAATGCCCTCTCAGATGATGAACCGGAACGCGATCCAGGCGATCATGACCATCAGCGCCGAGTACTTCAGCCCACCGACCACCCGGCCTTCGCCCATGATGCCCGCCGCCAGCCCCGAGAAGAATCCCTGAATCAGCGCGGAGTGACAGAAGATCCGGTTGTAGAGGAAGAGGTCCACGTTGCCCATGAACGACTGGGCCGAACTCGAGCCCGACGCAGAGACCGCCTCCCCCGCCTCCGCCATCGTGGTGAGGAAGGTGCCCGAAAGCACCCCGATGACGAAGAGGAAGACGAAGAACGACATCAGGATGATGATCATGTAGATCATCATCCCGTTTTTGCGCTCCGTCTTTAAGTTGAAGAACTCGTAAGCATCGTGTGCCGCCGCCCGCAGCACCTCGCTCACGTCACCGCCGGCGGAGCTCGCGTGGGCGATCAGGTCGACGCTCCGCTCCGCGAGCGGGGTATTCACGGTCTTTCCGAACCGGCGGATGGCCTCCACGAACGGGACACCCCAGGACATCTCGGTGTCGAGTTTGCGGATGTGCGGTGTGAGCGCCCCGTATTCGCCCTCCGAGACGATATGAATGGCATGCGGGAGCGTCATACCTGAATCGTTCATCCCGGCCACGTCCCGGAAAAAGTTCGGAAGGGACGCCTCGACGCTCGATACGCGCCACGCCTCCTTGAAATCGAGAAGGCCAAGCGGCACGATGGCAATGAGGAGCGCGAAGACGAAGACGTCGTCGATCATCGTCGTCGTGAAGAGGGCGCCGATGCCGTAGGACGTCACCATGCTCACGAACCCGCCGATAAAGAGGAGCAGCGCAACCGGGACGGATACGAAGAGGACGGTGTAGGGCTCCTCCATCATCACCCTGAACGGGTGTTTGAGGAACCGGTAAAACCCTTCCTGGTACTTCTGCCAGTTCTCAATCCTGCCGAAGATCTCCTGGTCCTGCTCCACGAACCGGTCGGCATCCGGAGTATCCTCCGGGATCCTCTCCTGATCCGAAGGTCTCCTGTTCAAGAAATCATTGAAAAGATCTTTAAATCCCATATCACACCTCCGGAGTCATGGAACTGATCAGGACGACGAACATCATGCTCCCGAACGGCACAATCATGTAGATGATGACGTAGAGGAAGAACGGATCCGAGTCGCCCGAGAGGATCGTCATCACCGACTGCAGGATGATCAGAAAGAGCATGCCGGCGACCATCGCGGTGACGTAGGACTCCGCGATCAGCCCGAGCGTCTCTAAAAACGACTTCTGCTGCTGGTTGTTCTCGAGCGTGTACTGGTGAGCCTTGTTGCGGAAGTACTCCGTGAGGTTGCTCCCGCTGGAGATGCTCGCAACGGCTCCCTGCAGGAACTCCCGCATCCGTTCGCTCGGCGTCGCCTGCGAGACCGTCCGCAGGGCATCGAGAAGATCCTTCCCGAAGAAATCGGTTTCCCGGGAGATGTAGCGCGCTTCGACGGCGCTTTCCCCGTATATCGTGCTCTGGCCGAGCAGCCGGAAGACCTCGTCGGGGGTGATCCCGGCCGAAGACATGGCGGTGACGTAGTTAATGGCATACGGGAGGGTGGCATCGATATTCCGGCGACGTTCTCCTGCCTTTATACCCGGATAGAGGAGGTAGATCAGGTAGGTTATCCCCCCGAACACCAGGAGAGAAATGACCGTGATGGCAACGGTGCCGAGCAGCATCTTGTAGTCGTTCAACGCATACAGGACTTCCGGAACCGCTCCGCGATAGACGATCATATCGGGAATCCGCAGGAGGTAGGCCAGGAGCCCGAGGAGCGCGGCGGCGGCCAGCCCCACGGCGACCGAGGAAACGTAAGCGGTCGCAAGATACGCCTCGAACGGCGTATTCATCCGGGCTCCCATCAGGTCGTTTCGGAGGCTGATGTAGTCTCCCCGCTTCTTTTTCAGGCCGTGCCCGATCAGGTTGAAGCAGAACCGCTCGTAACTGTTCATGCGGAACCACCCTCCCCGTAGAGGTCGGCACGCACCCGCTGAACGACCGTCTCCGGATCGCGGAAGTAGGAGACCAGGATCTTGCTCACGTCCTTGAAATGGCGAATCTTCTTGATACGCATCCATTCAAGGACTTCCTGCCGGCGTTTCAGCTCTTCACGCATCCGCTCCTCGCTCCAGCCCCGGTCTTCCATGATCTGTTCGAGGATGTAGGATTTGCCGGAATACCGGATCTCGTCGGTTGCCGGATGCCACCGGAAGACCTCGTTCGTGATCAGTTCGTTCGTCCGGGGATCGATATCCAGGATCTCGATGAGCTGCTTGTTCCGCCGGATCCGCTGACCGCCTATACGGGCCTGCACCTGGATGGACATCAGGTTCAGTGCAGAGAGCATGTTCCTCGGCACGTCTATCGGCGGGTTCTCCAGACGGTGGACGGCGCTTGCCACCGAGTCGGCGTGCATCGTCGCGTAGGTGACGTGACCGGTGCTCATCGCCTGGAAGAGGGTCAGGGCCTCCTTGCCACGGACCTCACCGACCAGGATGTACTCCGGACGCTGCCGGAGCGCAGCACGCAGGAGTTCGTACATATCGATCTCGCCGCGCCCGTCCTGCGAGAACGAGTCCCGGGTGATGCTCGGGATCCAGTTCGGGTGAGGCAGTTTCAGTTCCCGGGTATCCTCGAGGGTGACAATCTTTGCCAGCGGCGGGATGAAGAGCGATACGGCGTTCAGGGTCGTCGTCTTTCCGGACGCCGTCCCGCCGGCAAAGATGCAGGACTTGGCGTTCTCGACCGCGAGCCAGATGAAGGCGATCCCAAGCGGCGAGAAGGTGTGCCACTCGATAAGATCTGTCGGCGTGATCGGCTCCTCCCGGAACTTACGGATCGTGAACGTCGAACCGTGAGCGGTCACTTCCGCCCCGAGCGTCATCTGGATACGCGATCCGTCGCTCATCGTGGCATCCAGCATCGGCTCGGCGATCGAGATGTATTTCCCGGCCCGCTGCGCAAGTTTCGTGACGAACGAGTCGAGACTCACGGCGTCGTGATAGACGAGGCTCGTCTTCATCGATTCGTAGGTCGTGTGATAGACGAATATGGCACTGTCCACGCCGTCGCAGGAGATATCCTCGATGTACTTGTCGTGCATCACCGGGTCGATCAGCCCGTCGCCGAGGAACTCCTTCTCAACGTGATAGAGAATCTTCTCCCGCCCGAGAGGCTCGAGGCGGATTCCGTAGTCGGCGATGATCATGTTCGCCGCTTCGCGGAGCGCTGTCCTCGCTTCGTCACGGGTGAGGTCACGGGAAGTAATGTTGAGCGTCTCAAAGAGCCGCTCTTTGATCTCCGAAAAGAGTTGCTCCTCCCCGGGCGTGAGCACGGGCTCGATGACGTTATAGGTGTACTCGTGCGTCGTGCTGTCGTAGGTCACCCGGACATAGGCATACGGTTCGTTCACCGGGTAGAGCTCGATCTCCTCCACCCCCGGTGACGGTCGCATCGTGAGCTCGACGAGCTGACCGTGGAACGCAGGGTTGTACTCCTCGACCACGGCGCCGACTTTCGGCACCTGGATCTTTTTGAGGAATCCGAACCGGGGCTGCGGAACTTCTTCGGCGGGGGTCACCACCTGTGCGGCAGCCGCAGCAAGTGAAGTGGAGGAGAGGGACTGGGAGAAGATATCGTCGAACTCCGACACGACCCTGGCATTGTCGACGAAATCAAAATGGTGCTCATTGCGGTTGATGCTCAGTTCATCGATCGTGAACGTCGCGCTCTTCGGGAGGATCAGATCCGCCAGGTTCCCGAGCTCCTCTACCGTTACCACGCCGTCGGATAGATCTCCTCCGATTCCGGGATCATCGACGTCTCCCACAACGCGGGGTTTCGGTTTGGGGGTGCCGGATTCATCACCCTCACTCCACCCTTTCACCCGATCGAGGATTCCCGCAGGGGTATGGTTCCCGGGGGAAGAAGCCGGCACATCCTGCTCCGCCCCGAAATCCTCAACCGCCGCCGGCGGATCGCCCGGCATCTTCGGCTCCGCATGGAGATCGTGTGTCTCTACCATCGGGGTGGACACGACCTCTTCGGCGCTGCCCCCCTTGCCCCGACCGATCCGGTCGAGGAGCGCCCTGACCGGATCTCTGCTGCCGGCTGCACGCGGTGCGGCGGTGTCGCCCGACCTCGCCACCGTGTCGATGAGCGAACGGATCCCCCCGCTCTTTTGCGGGATCTCCGCGCTCTTCTGCTCCTGCACTGGCGAAGGCTCCGGCTGCTCGTTCATATCATCGGTAACGGGCTCTGCAACCTCCTCCGGAACCGTCTCTTCCCGCACATCCTCTTCCGGGGACTGGAACGGCAAACCCATATCGACGCTCTCCGCCGTGGTTTTTCCGTCGCAGGTCTCCTGTTTCCCGGGCTGTGCGAGAAGGCCCCTGACTGCTGCTATCAATTCACGTTCTTCATCTTCACCTGAACTCATCCTCTGTGCCCCCAATATCAACGTACGCTTCTACCTGAGGTTCATGGAACTCGATGATGCACCGTGTCCGCTCTCCGATCCGATCCGAGACCACACACATGTAGCGCCCATTGAGCAGTCGAAAACTGACCTTCCCCCCGGAATCCGTCACATCGCTCGTCATAACGAGTTTTCCCTTCCGGATCGCGACGTGGGCTCCGGCAAGAGGCGTCCGGCCGTCGCGCACGATCAGGCTGAGCACACCTATCCGCTGCCGGGCAGGCGTACCGACGGTCGGGATGTCGAGGCAACCGTTCTTCTTCAGGTGGCTTTTTTCAAAGACCCTGCACCGTGAAACCAGCGCGTCGACAATCGGCGGCGTCACCGGGAAGAGTTCGAACTCTTCCCCCCCGGTCAGGCGCAGGACGGCCGAGTCTCCAAAGAGTGTCCCCATCGTATCGACGAACATGGCACCGTCCGGTTCGCCTCCGGAGAAAATCAGGAAGAACGTCTGTCCCTTCTCTTTCGAAACCCCTATTCCGGTCGGGGAATGGCTGCTGCTGTAGTGCAGCAACTCGTCAAGAGTGAAGTGTCCCTCGCTCGTCGACTGTTGAAGGATCTCGTCCATAAGGTCGTTTATGTCCATGCAGATCTTCAGGTACGATATTTTGTGGTTTTTATGCCGGAGAGGGGATTTTTACCCCCTATCACAATATATCACATCAGTATGCTATTATTAATACCTTGTGATAATGGAATCAAGATTCTAACTAATATTCTTGAGAAAGAGACGTATCCAGAAGTCGGGAGGAGACCGTTTACGCGCAACAGTCCCTGATAGGTTTCCGACCGCGGAGGGAATTGCGGCCGAAGAACCGGACGCATGAACCGCTCCGGCCGGCGGCAGGTGGCCGTATGGTGCCGGATCCAGCCGGAAAATGCATCGAAACGGCAGCGATCCTTCACAAAGAAAGATCGCCAGAAATAAGAGATAACAGGTGAATAAGGTACCCGCCCATGATTCTTCCGCCCGTGGTAACTGTTCCCCTTATGATTGCAGCGGCTGCAGTAGGGATCACACTCATATATGCGTCCATCCTGGATGCAAAGGAGCGGCGGGTGCCCCACAAAACCTGGCGTCCCGCACTCGCGATCGCGATCCCGGCGGCCGTCTGGGTATACGGACTGACCATCCTCGCGGACTGGCAGGCGGCGGTGGGG comes from the Methanoculleus marisnigri JR1 genome and includes:
- a CDS encoding type II/IV secretion system ATPase subunit — its product is MGLPFQSPEEDVREETVPEEVAEPVTDDMNEQPEPSPVQEQKSAEIPQKSGGIRSLIDTVARSGDTAAPRAAGSRDPVRALLDRIGRGKGGSAEEVVSTPMVETHDLHAEPKMPGDPPAAVEDFGAEQDVPASSPGNHTPAGILDRVKGWSEGDESGTPKPKPRVVGDVDDPGIGGDLSDGVVTVEELGNLADLILPKSATFTIDELSINRNEHHFDFVDNARVVSEFDDIFSQSLSSTSLAAAAAQVVTPAEEVPQPRFGFLKKIQVPKVGAVVEEYNPAFHGQLVELTMRPSPGVEEIELYPVNEPYAYVRVTYDSTTHEYTYNVIEPVLTPGEEQLFSEIKERLFETLNITSRDLTRDEARTALREAANMIIADYGIRLEPLGREKILYHVEKEFLGDGLIDPVMHDKYIEDISCDGVDSAIFVYHTTYESMKTSLVYHDAVSLDSFVTKLAQRAGKYISIAEPMLDATMSDGSRIQMTLGAEVTAHGSTFTIRKFREEPITPTDLIEWHTFSPLGIAFIWLAVENAKSCIFAGGTASGKTTTLNAVSLFIPPLAKIVTLEDTRELKLPHPNWIPSITRDSFSQDGRGEIDMYELLRAALRQRPEYILVGEVRGKEALTLFQAMSTGHVTYATMHADSVASAVHRLENPPIDVPRNMLSALNLMSIQVQARIGGQRIRRNKQLIEILDIDPRTNELITNEVFRWHPATDEIRYSGKSYILEQIMEDRGWSEERMREELKRRQEVLEWMRIKKIRHFKDVSKILVSYFRDPETVVQRVRADLYGEGGSA